atcccatatgggcaccggattctagtcccagttggtcctcttccagtctagctctccgcTGTgatccgggagggcagtggaagatggcccaagtgcttgggcccctgcacccacatgggagaccaggaagaagcacctggctcctggcttcggatcggtgcaacaccCGCCATAGcgactatttagggagtgaaccaactgaaggaagacctttctctctgtctataactctgtcaaataaaaaaaaaaagtatgttaaaaaaaaaaaaaaaaactctgagagGAGGTATTAAAATGGTGAAAagttgggccggcaccatggctcacttagttagtcctctgcctgcagcgccagcttcTCAtaggggtgctgggttctggtcctggctgcccctcttccagtccagctctctgctgtggccctccggggagtggagaatggcccaagtgtttgggcccctgcacccgcatggaagaccaggaagaagcaccttgctcctggcttcggataggtgcagcgccagccatagcggccatttgggggaatgaaccaatggaaggaaaacctttctctctgtctctctctctcattgtctataactctacttgtcaaaaaaaaatgtgcaaagtGTCTGTCACCTTGTGTGGCAGAGTCAGgacaagaaattagaaatccaGATATGATTAGTTGTAAAATAAGCAATGAACAAGGAGCCAAATGTTTGTAAAGTGTTTTGATACCCAATTAACATTTAAAAGATGACTTCACACTGTTCCTATATCTACTATACAAGCATTGAATAAGGGGAGTGCTTTATCTCTTTCCAACTTAAGAACTTGTCTTTCTCCTCTGCTTAAAAGCACTGCCCTGAGTCTTTCCACAATCTTATGACACCACAAACCTGTGTCCACAGGAACATCCATCCCTTGCCTACATTAAGTAGAAGGAAGAGTCATTCTTGGTATAGATCAATAGTGGATGTCCGTGGTGAGAAGATTTCCCGACTCAGGATGAGTTTCAGTGCCTTCCTGAACCATCGGTAAGAAAAGACATAGATGATGGGGTTGCAGGCTGAATTGAAGTAAGCAAACCAGATAAATATGTCAAAGACCAGTGGTGGTGTAATAAAGTTAAGGAGGCTGTCGACCATCGTATCCACAGTAAAGGGGAGCCAGCACAAGAGGTATATGCCCACAGCAATGCCCAGGGTCTTGGCAGCCTTTCTCTCATTCTTGGCAACCCCAGAAAGGCTCTTGCTTAAGGTTCTGAGCTGCTGAGCCTGCCTGGTGGCAACCACAAAGATCTTCACATACAAGCTGATCATGATCAGACAGGGGAAGAAGAATACAGGGAAGTTCAACCAGCCCCAAAACTTATTGAATAGCAGCTGGCAACTGCCCACACATGGCATCTCTTTGAGCCACTGACTGAATCCCATCTCTATTACATCTGTGTAGAGGAAGAGGGCAGTGTAAGCTGCTGGCACCCCCCACCCTGCTAGGATGTACCTGAGTGTTGCTCTGATGGTGAACTTGGAGGGATAGAGCAGAGGGTCACAGATGGCACAGTGGCGGTCAATGGAGATGAAACAGAGATGGAAGATGGAGGTGAGGCAGAAGACGGTGTCCAGGTAAGTGTGCAGATGGCAGAGGAAGTCCCCGAAGAACCAGCAGCTCTCCACGGAGCGGATGGTGCTGAGCGGCAATACAAGTAGGCCTAGCAACATGTCAGCcagtgccagggaaagcagcaagaagTTGGTGGGAGTGT
The sequence above is drawn from the Lepus europaeus isolate LE1 chromosome 3, mLepTim1.pri, whole genome shotgun sequence genome and encodes:
- the TAAR5 gene encoding trace amine-associated receptor 5; the protein is MRAVLIQGAEEHPAAFCYQVNGSCPRTVHPLGIQLAIYLACAIGMLIIVLGNLFVIFSVSYFKALHTPTNFLLLSLALADMLLGLLVLPLSTIRSVESCWFFGDFLCHLHTYLDTVFCLTSIFHLCFISIDRHCAICDPLLYPSKFTIRATLRYILAGWGVPAAYTALFLYTDVIEMGFSQWLKEMPCVGSCQLLFNKFWGWLNFPVFFFPCLIMISLYVKIFVVATRQAQQLRTLSKSLSGVAKNERKAAKTLGIAVGIYLLCWLPFTVDTMVDSLLNFITPPLVFDIFIWFAYFNSACNPIIYVFSYRWFRKALKLILSREIFSPRTSTIDLYQE